The genomic region GAGGAAACCGGCGTCGGACTTGTAGTTCACCGTCCCGTCACTGTTGACCCTGACGTTGCCCGAGGCGGGTGCATTCACGATTGCGATCGTCGCAGGATTGATTGTACCGTCCTTGTCGACATCGTTCGCGATAAGGTCAATATTCGCCTCTTCGCCCGTATATGCGCTGCCTGCATCGTCCTTGGCAACCGGAGGAAGATTGCTGGAGCTCACCGTGATGTTTAGCGAGGTTCTAGCCTCGGGATTTGCCAGCGGCGTACCACCCGCATCCAGCAAGGTCGCGGTCACGGTGTACTGCCCGTCGTCCACATTGTCGAACACCACGTCGTTGGGCAAGATACCATTGCCGTCCTTGACCATCAGCTGCTGCTGGACGGGTGAGGTATCGATCTCTACAAGTACGGCATCGTATCCCTTGCCGGACAGGCGATAGTTCATCGAGATCGTCGGTCCGAACAGGGGCTTGTCCGGACCGAGCAAGCTGGCCTTGGCGATCCAAACCTTTGGTGAAATCAGGAAACCCAGGTTCGCATTCTGCAGGTAGTATTCTACGTCGATGCGCTCCTGATCGTCCAACGCGCGGTTGTATACCAGTACGGCCGCTGTTTCCATCTCCACGAACCGGTTGCCCGCCAGGTCCACGCCCAGGCGCGCCATCATGGCATCTCTCGCCGTATCGTAGGTGTGCGTCGCGACACCGATCAGACGACCGTCCTTATAGTGACGCAGTTCGCCCGCTTTCAATACAGCGGACTGGACAAGCCAGCCTGCGTACCTGCCGCGCTCGGTCGCCGGAAAATCGTTTTCGTCGATCCAGCCCCTCACCGACAGGTTTCCCCGACCGTCCGTCACGGTACTGAAGGCCTGATTCTCTTTGTCGTTACCGAATCCGAAACCACCCAATTTGCCGTCGTAGTTGGCCATCAGGAATACGGTGCGGTCCGTGTTGCCCGTCGGCAGACCGGTCGTCGCGGTCAGGCGCTCCATCATGTCCCCGACACCGTCGGGAAAACCGTCACCGTCGATGTCCTGCCCGCCGGAGAACGCCACAGCCCGCACGTTTAAGTTCGCGGAGTTAACCAGCGTGGGGGAACCGCTCGCTATCAGGTGATTTCCCAGACCCGACTGATCGCTCCAGGTTGTGACGGGAGTACCAGGCGCGTCGGTAATCGTGTTGGCCTCGAGGCTCAGGACCAGACCGTTGGTGACGGGGGGAGCGGCGATTGCGCCGGCGCTGCCCGCTAGCAGCGTCGCCAGCAGAGTCGCCTTGAAGTGGTGGTTCGAATTCCATTTGCAGGACATGAGGCCTTCCTTATCAGTTAACGATTCCCGCTTGTTCGCGAGATGCGCATATTAAACGTCGCTGACCCAGGGAAATCCTTGAAGCGTTTCGTATTTGGAAATGGTTCGCACCTTTTATCGCGTCAATCGAGATTGACGTCACAGTAACGAGGAAGAACTTGAACCGATGCCGGAGAAATCCAGTCGCGCGCCGACGGAAACGCGAGCGGAGAGGTGTTGATTGGGCGTCCGGGGCTGCACTGCAAACGCGAAACCCGGGAGAGAAAAGAGACCCGCCAGCCGCATCACGGACAAGGACGCAGTCGGGGGTGTTCCTGGTCCCCGGCCTGGTCGAAGGCGGCCGGATCCAGTCACCGATTGACCTCCGCGGGACCTGGATTTATAAAGGTGTTTTCAGCACTGGAGACGCGGCCAATGTCGACCCGTAATTCGGGGAAAGACACCGGTCGGCTGGATCAGGTCGTTGCCGATGCGAGGCGGACTCGCGAGGAGCGGGAGCAGGACTACCGGGCCCGCGCCTTGAAGATGTACCCGTGGATCTGCGGCCGCTGCGGTCGCGAGTTCACCCGCGAGAATCTGCAGGAGTTGACCGTCCACCACCGGGACCACAATCACGACAACAATCCCCCTGACGGCAGCAACTGGGAGTTGCTGTGTGTCTACTGCCACGACAACGAGCATTCTCGATACGTGGATTCTGACGGTTACGGCGATTTGACAGGTGACGCGGCGCGTTCACCCGAGGCAACCTCGACCCCGTTCGCGAATCTCAAGGACCTGCTGAAAGGCGATCGCTGAGGACCCTCGCCGTCAGTTATCCTCTCATGTCGACCCCGACGGTACGGTGCCGGGCGGGACTGTGTTCAGCTACACGGCGGCCGCCTTGGTCCCGTCGCCCAGCCGCCTTACCGCTGGGCGACGGGCATTTCAGCGGGCGAGCAGGGAAAACAGATTGCCCTTGGCCCTGAGGGTGTAGGCCCCGGATGCATCGGCCTCCCCCAGCAGTTGCAGCGACTCCCGAATCCCCGGAGGCGTCTTCTCGGTGGGCGAGACCAGGAAGGTGGCCTGGACGTTCCAGCCCGGCTCGACCCTGATGTCTCCTTTCAGGGTGATTCGTTCACCATCGTTGGACAACGTCCCGATCGTGGTGTCGCCCTCCTGAGTCAGGTCCAGTTTGACGTTACCGAACGGGATCTGCGCCGGTGTTTCGAGGTAGGCGTCCTTCCAGAGAATCGTGCCCTTCGCGTCGTTCGGACCGTCACCGGAACCCTTGAGACTCTCCAGATTCACAAACACCTCACCGCTGACAGCGGCGCCGTAGTTCTGCAATCCGCGGTTGAACAGATCGCTTCGGGTCACGAGCCGGGTTTCACTGAGCCCCATGGACAGTGGTGTGGCGTAGGCGGCACCGGTTCCAGTCACCGGCGCATCGGCGACGTCGAGATCCACCGCCAGTCTGCCCAGAACAAGCGAAAGGAGTTTGACGTCCCAGCTCACGCGACCCGCCTCGTATCCCTTCCATTCGACATGCCTCGCCACTCCGCGCCAGACGGTCCCCTGCAAGGCCGCTGCGTGGATCTTCGGTGGCAGATAGCGGGTGAACAGGTGCGCGGGAACGGTCGCGACGAGGGCGATGACAAACACCGCGGTGCCGAGAACCAGGTATTTGAAAGCCGGCTTCATGGTCGATTTAGGCTAAGGCGAGCGTCGATGATCCCCGGCTTGTCGCCGCGGTTGATCGTTGCCCGGGCGGTTGCGACGCCATAGCGACTCTCGAGGTTGCCTAGCCATTGGGCGAGTTGGTCGAAATCCGCATCATCGACCCATACGCGGACACCGTCGCCACTCTCCGGTTCCATGCGTTGGATGTATTTGCGCAGGTTGGCCTGCTTGGACGTCTGGTCAACGATAGACAGCAGAGACTGGTTTCCGCCCAGGATACGCCGACCGTCGCTGGCCGCGCGCAGGCCCTTGAGTTTCGCGGCGGACCCCTCCATCCAGGCAAGGCTGTTTCTCTGGGACTCGACACTCACCTGCAGTTGATCCCGCTGCTTGAACACGGGTTCCCAGATGGCGAGGAAGAACACCGCCGCGGCGAGGCCGACACCGGCAATCGCCAGGATCGCGCGTTCGCGCGGGTTCAGGGCGAGCCACCAGTCCTTCATCATGTCGGGCCCGGTCCGACCTGCAGTCTGGCGCTGACGGTCTGTCCGCTCGTGTCGGCGGATTGAATCTCCGCCACGAATCCCTCCTTGCGAATCCGCTGGCTGATTCCCTCGATGGATTGCAGGTCGCGCCCGGAGAGCCGCATGTCCAGCCTGCCGTTCCGATACGTGGCCGATTCGAGCTTGATTCCGGGTTCGGAGGCCAGCGCCTTGCCACCGGCATCGACCAGCGTCAGAAATCCGCGGCTGTCGCCACCGCCGGCAGCCTGGAGTTGCTTGAGCTGCTGCTGCATCTGCACACGGGGATTCACGACCCGCTTCGCGTCCGGAAAGGCCTCGCGATACACCGATTCGATCCGTGATGCCAGGGCCGCTTCCTCACTCGACAGGCGTGCGATATCCAGCCAGGCGCTGCCGATCTCGACCACGAGCCAGGCGGCCAGAACTGCCGCCGCTGCCTGCCAGGGCCGCAGCATCCTGCGGATCCCGCTGTCGGGCTGGTACGGCCCCTGAAGCAGATTGATCGACTGTTTCAGGTCCAGGCCGGATGCGAGCAGGGGCATCGGACAGACCTCGTCCTCTTCCCGGGGTATCGCTGCCGACAACGTCGATTCCGGTAACGCATCTGCGCCGGCACAGCGGTGGATCCGCAGGGTCGATGGGGCCTCCTCGCGCTCCTGCAGGGAGAGATCGAGTATGACTGCCAGACTTTTGGGGTCGCAGGCGAACCCGTCATTCTCCCCGGTGCGGACCAATGCCCTGTCGAGCTCCAGGGCGAGGGACCAGCCATCCTCCGCCAGTGGCAGCGCCAGGAGTTCCGGGATCAGTGCGACCGGTTGCAGTTCCGCCGCCGTAAGACGCTCCAGCCAGCGGTCCATGGTCTCCGAGCCGGTGATCGCGACCGGATAGCGGTTCTCGTCGTGCCGCCGTCCGACCGAGAAATGGATCTCGTCGACGTCCTGGGAGAGGTTTTCCTCGAGCGCGTAGGGGATGGCCTTGAGCAGTTGCTGGCGATTCCGGGCCACGATCTGAACCGTCTGCAGTGTGGTCTCCTCGGCCGGCGCGAGGACCACGACGCGCCGTTGTCGCGCGTGCACGGCGCAATCCTCGAGTGAACCGATCCCGGGCTCGTCGAGCGGGATCTGGTCCGAGTCGAGCAGGATCCAGTCCACGTCCGCAAAATCGGGCCCCGAGAGCCGGTCACGGAACCGTATGAGTAATGTTTCCATTAACGCTTAATTATTACCGAAAATCGCATGTCTGGCAGAGACAGCGTCAAAACCGCCGCAGCAGTTTGTCCACCGGGTTGGACGCGGCGCATCGCGTCAGCCCGCGTCCCCGGCCTGCCCCTCGCCGGTGTCGGCCTCCGGTCCGGCGACCGGTCTCGGTAACTGCCCCTGGGTGCGGTATAACACCTGAATGTCGTTGGGGCCGCCCCGGAAGATCACGCTGCCGACCGACGCCCGGCCGCGTCCGATCCGGGTCTCGATACGGGCGAAAAAATGCTTGGAGGTGACACCCAGGCTGCTTCTGCCGTCCTTGTCGATATTGGCGTCCTTGAACGCCGACAGCTTGATGACGTCCTCGGGTCTGGTGAAGGGTTTCTCCTTGCGTCCGCTGATGTCCTTTGCGACACGTCCGGCGTTCACCCTGTCGGCGAGACTTGCCAGGACTTCGGGTGAAGCCGTGTTCACGTTGATGGTGGTGCGGGTTGGCAACGCGGTGACGTAGGGAAGGAGCTTGTCCGCCGTTTTCTTGTCGAATCCCTTGATCAAGCGCAGCTCGCTGACGTCGCCCATGATCCGGTTGGGTGTGCGGTAGGGGTTTTCCAGACCTGCATAGTAGTCGTCCTCGGCCCCGTTCGGCGCCAGTGCCTCGATGTCCGTATCGATCCAGTCCACGACCGCCTGGGCCAGTGACGGCTCCAGGCCCAGCACCGCCAGGAGCCGTTCGAACTGCCGGACCGAGGCCGCGTTGATGACTCCCTTCTCGACCAGGTTGTTGAGATTGAAGCGCCCCTCCAGGTCTTCCAGGTTGCCGACCAGATAGCCGCCCGGCAGTTCGATGGGGGGAAGATCGAAAGCCCAGGTGTCGCCAAGCGAGTCCGTCTTGTTTTCGCTGAGATCGCGGGCAAGGATCGCCTTGGCCCAGGTCTCGGCCGCGTCGACGTAGAGCCAGGCCTGGTCGCCCTCGATGAGGTTGGCGGTGCGGCGTATGTCCAGTGACTGGCGGGAGATCATCTCTATCGATGCCACGGTGGCGATGGAGACCACGAGCAGTGCGGTGATCAGGGCGACCCCGGACTGGCGTTTCCGCGGTCTCATCGTGGAAGGGCGACGATGCGGGTGATCTCGCCCCAGGGCGCGGTGGTCAGCGTGACCTCCACGGCAAGGGCCTTCGGGGTCTTCTCGGGGGCGACCGACAGCGGCGGCCATTGTTCGACCCATGTCTTGTTGTCGTCCATCACGCGAATCTTCAGATCGTCCACCTCCTCCAGCAAGCGGGTCTTGCGGGTCTGCTCGACCTGTGAACCGTCCAGATGCGGCCACACGGTACGCACGACAGCATCGTCCTCCAGACCCCAGCTGACCCTGAGCAGGCTGCTACGCGGAAGCCCCGAGGGGTTTCTCATGCCCGCCTGGGTGAGCGCCAGGACAGGTTGGCCGTCCAGGTAGAGTGCACTCTCCGTATCGCCGAAGGCGTTGCGGATCGGCCGCGGCAGGATCTGTCCGAGGTCCCGTTCCAGGTAGCGCATGGTCAATTGCAGGGCTTCGAGCCGTTCGGCGGCCAACTTGGTCCGCGCCTGAGTGTTCAACACCGCGTTGAGTCCCCCGTAGGCCATCGCGCCGAGTACCGCGAACACCGCGACCGCGATCAGCAGTTCCAGCAGGGTGAAACCCGAATGTCTCACTGCGTGGGTTTGGTCTTGGTGCCGAAGCGGGTCACGAAGCCCGTCACAATGGCGAGCGACCCGGCATCGTCTCCCGCCTTGTCGCTGACCCGGATCTCGACGCGGCGCATGTCCTTGTCGGGGGTCGCCTTGACCTCCCGGGTCCAGTGCCATTCCCGATCCGCCATTTCGCGCTTGTCGCGCTTGCGGCCGATAGGGGGGTACTCGCCGGTGGCGAGCAGCGTTGCCATTTCGTTCGCCGCCACCCAGTGGGCGAAGGTTTTGTCTCGCAGATAGGTGAGGTTCGCGACTCCGAGGCTGGCCGAATGAATGATGGCGCCGAGCGCGATGGCGATGATCGCGGTTGCGACGAGTACCTCGATCAGGGTGAAGCCGCGCATCCCCCACGGAACGTTCATTCGCTCAGTACCTCGACCGAAATCCTGCCGAGCGCATCGACCGAAAGCTCGGGGATGATCTCGTCTTCGTTACCGATGCGCACCTCGAAGGGCGTCATCTCACCGCTGGAAAGGATGAACACTTGCGGTTCGTCCTTCTCCTCTGCCGGAAGTTCCACCTCGAGCCCCTCAAGGAACAGGTGCAGCTCCATATCTTCGGGCACCAGGCGCGTCCTCAGATGAGGGTCCTCGGTCATCGGTGTCCACTTGTTCTCCTCCAGGCGATGAAAACCATAGCCGTACCGCCAGAAGGAGAGCGCGATATCCTCGCCATTGAAGAACGCGGTTTCTCGTGCCAGTTCGATCAGCGCACCCAGTGTGGTGGTGGCGCGTTCCTCACGCTCGGTCTGATTGTCGCCAACGGCGAGAATCGCCAGCGAGACGATGATCCCGATGATGGCGATGGTGACCAGCAGCTCAAAGAGCGTGAATCCCTGGCCGCGGTGCCACCCCGGTTCCACCTATTGAAGGTCCCAGTTGGCGATATCCTCAGCCGTCCCTTCACCACCCAGTTGTCCGTCCGCGCCCAGCGAATACAGGTCGAAGGCGCCGTTTTCACCCGGGCTCAGATACTGGTAGTCGTTTCCCCAGGGGTCCCTGGGCATCCGGTCCACGTAACCGCCCTCCTTCCAGTTGGGCGGTTCGGGCGGGGTCGTCGGCTGACTGATCAGGGCCTCCAGACCCTGTTCGGTCGACGGGTAGCTGTAGTTGTCCAGGCGGTAGAGATTCAGGGCGGCCTCCATCGCGCGGATATCCTGCTTGGCCTTGACGATGCGCGCCTCGTCGGGACGATCCATAATACGGGGCACCACGATGGCCGCCAGGATCGACAGAATGACGACGACGACCATGATTTCGATCAGTGTAAACCCCGACTGATGGCAGGGTGATGGGGTTTGCATCGGGCTGGATCCTCTCTAGGCTTGCAGGTTGAAAGGCGGGCCGGTGACCGGGCGGGCGCGGGGATCGGCCTGGGAGCTTCGGTACATCGACCGGGAATCACCCAATCATAGCAAATGCAGGCAACGGCGAATGCGTGTGGCCGTTCCAACGCGCCCTATTCGGGGCCGGGCAACCGTGTCGGCCCGAAGGGCCGGAGAACGGGATGGGTGTGGCGGAACGCCGCCATGGGCGCTCAGCGGTTATTTCCCGGCCTGCGTGGCAAGATCCCAAGGTCGTTCGAGCACCAGGGTATTCTCATGTTGAAGCACGGCTGGCCGTTGCTGCTCGCTGCGGGTCTCGCCTGTCTCGCCCAGTGGGGGGAGCCGCGTTCGATCGAGTTTCTGCGCTACCAACGAGTGGAGGTGCTGGACGGGGAGTGGTGGCGACTCGTCAGCGCCCATTTCGTCCACCTGGGGTGGCAGCATCTGTTGATGAATCTCGCCGGCCTTACCCTGGTCTTCGGGTTGTTCCACCGCTGGCTGACTCCCCTCACGTTTCTGTTCTGGACCCTGTGCTCGCTGCTCGTCATCGATGTGGCATTCCTGCTCCTGGACCGTGAGCTCGAATGGTATGTCGGCCTTTCGGGCGTGCTCCACGGGTTGATGGTTGCGGGTGCGGTGATGGACATACGCAACCGCCGGTGGGGCGGAGAACTCATCCTGGGGATCGTCGTGATCAAGCTCGCCTGGGAGCAGTTCTACGGGCCTCTGCCCGGCAGCGAGGCGACCGCGGGGGGGAGTGTGGTGGTCAATGCCCACCTCTATGGTGCAGTGGGAGGGTTACTGGCCGCCGGTGTCCGGATTGGGTTCGATCGCCGCGTCGGCGGGACGTTTCGGGGCTGAATCACCCCCCGGCGAGCGGCTTAGGCGACTGCCGGGAAATGGCATACCAGATCGCGCCGGGTGAGCTGCGAAGCAGTGAACGGCTTGGGCAGGAAGCCCAAGACCGGTGCCCAAGCAAAGCAGGGACAGCGCCGCGCCGGGATCGTTCGTCGTCAAGACGCGACAACAGGCGCATCGTCGAACGATGGAACGGTTGTCGCAACGCAGAGGACGGACGAAAAGACAAGCAGGATGGACTGTCATTTGACAGAAATCGCCTTACTGCACCAACTGGTTCAGCTCGAAAATCGGCAGCAGAATGGCCAGTACGATGACCAGCACGAGTGCGCCCATGAATACGATCAGCAGAGGTTCGAACAGGGTCATGATGGCAGTCAGGGTCGATTGCAGTTCCCGCTCCTGGTGGGCCGCGGCCCGCTCCAGCATATCCTCCAGGTTACCGCTGCTCTCGCCGCTGGCGATGAGATGCAGTGTCATGGGGGGGAAATAGCCCGACTGGTTGAGGGAATTCTGGATACTTGCGCCTTCGCGCACGTTGGCCGCCGCATCCATAACCGCCTCGCGCATTGGGATGTTGGGTATCACCTTGGCCGAGATTTTCAGGGCGTCGAGAACCGGTACCCCGCTGGCCGACAGAATACTCAGCGTCCGTGCGAATCGGGCCGTGTTCAGCCCCTTGATCAGTTTCGAGATCATCGGCAGGCGCAACAGTTGCCGGTGTACGCCGGTCTTGAATCCGTCGTTGCGCATGGCGCGTGCGAACAGGTACGAACCCGCGACAATGGCGATGACGATATAGATGCCGTAGCTCTTGAGCGTGTCGCTGACCGCGATGAGCGCTTTCGTCAACCAGGGCAGGTCCTGCCCGATGTGTTCGAAGACCTGCACGACCTGGGGCACGATGTAGGTCAGCAGCCCGGCCGCCACCAGGATCGCGATGGTGGTGAGGATCGCCGGATAGAACATCGCCATGCCGATCTTCTGTTGCATCTCCTGACGGCTTTCAGCGTAGTCGGCGAGGCGGTCGAGTACGGCGTCCAGGTGCCCTGATTTCTCGCCGGCGGCGACCGTGGCACGGAACAGCTCCGGAAATGCGGCCGGGAACTCGGCGAGTGCCGACTCCAGGGTGTGGCCCTCGTTCACCCGCGCCCGCACCGCGGTGACGATCCGCTTGATCCGTGTCTTCTCGTTCTGCCGGGCGGTGGTGGTCAGCGCCTCTTCGAGCGGGGTGCCGGAGCGCACCAGTGTCGCGATCTGGCGGGTGATCAACGCCAGCTCGGTCGCGCTCATCCCACCGCGACCCAGCGAACGGCGCACGCCCTTTTTCTCCTTCTCCTCGGAGACCGGCCTGATCTCCAGGGGAGACATCCCCTGCTCGCGCAGGGTCTGGCGCGCCTGACGGGCGGTGTCGCCCTCGACCACGCCCGAGCGTTCACGCCCGGCGTCGGTCAGTGCCTTGTATTCGAAAGCGGGCATGTGGGCTTCCTAGTCGGGTGAGTGAGGCGGTATCGTGCTCGCCCGCCGGTGGGTGAGGATTGCGCGAGAACGGATAACCCGGTGCCGGTTTCCTGCGCGCACGTGCTCGTCATCAATCCTCGCGCGTGACGCGAAGCACTTCCTCCAGCGTGGTGACCCCGTCGAGTACGAGCTGCATGCCGTAGGCGCGAATGCTCGGAGAAAACTTCCGGGCATAGACTTCCAGGTCTCGTTCGGAAACCATCTCGTGGATCTTCCCCCGCATCGCGTCGTTCAGGGTGACGAGTTCGTAGATGCCCGTTCTGCCCGTGTAGCCGGAATGATTGCACTTCGGGCACCCGTTGGGCGAGGAGATCAGCGGCGGGGAAGTTTCGGACAGTTCGGCACGGGCGGCGCGCAGCTGTTCGATCTCACTGGTGCCCGCCTTGTGGGGATGCCGGCAATCCGCACATACGACCCGCACCAGGCGTTGGGCCAGCACCCCCAGGAGCGTGGAGGAGAGCAGGAAGGGTTCGACTCCCATGTCTCGCAGCCGGGTGATCGCGCCCACGGCGGTGTTCGTGTGCAGCGTCGAGAACACCAGGTGCCCTGTCAGACTGGACTGCACCGCGATCTCCGCGGTTTCGAGGTCGCGGATCTCCCCGACCATGACCACGTCCGGGTCCTGCCGCAGGATGGCGCGCAGCCCCCTGGCGAAGGTCATGTCGACCTTGGTGTTGACCTGTGTCTGCCCGAGCCCGTCGATGAAATACTCGATCGGGTCCTCGACGGTCAGAATATTGCGTTTCTTGTCGTTGATCTCGCTCAGCGCAGCGTAGAGCGTGGTGGTCTTGCCGGAACCCGTTGGCCCGGTCACCAGGATGATCCCGTGCGGTTTGACGATCAGCGACTTGATCTGCGCGTGAATCTCTTCGCTCATGCCGAGGGACCTGAGCTCCAGGCGGCCCGCCTGCTTGTCCAGCAGGCGCAGTACCACACGCTCGCCGTGGCCGGAAGGCAGGGTGGAGACGCGCACGTCGACCGCACGGCCCGCGACGCGCAGCGAGATGCGTCCGTCCTGCGGCAGTCGCTTCTCGGCGATGTCCAGCTTGGCCATGACCTTGATGCGCGAGACGATGACCGGTCCCATGGATCTCGGCGGTTGCAGGATCTCGCGCATCACGCCGTCCACGCGAAAGCGCACGGACAGGCTGGACTCGAAGGTCTCGATGTGGATGTCGGAGGCGTTCTCCCGGATCGCCTCGGTCAGCAGTGCGTTGATGAGCCGGATGATGGGTGCGTCGTCCTCCGACTCCATCAGGTCCTCGGGTTCGGGCAGCGCCTCGGCCAGGCTGTTGAGGTCGGGGTTGTCGCCCAGGTCCTCCATCATGGCCACGGCCCCACCGGAGCCGGCGTCGTAGTAGACCGCGAGCAACTTGTTGAACTCCTGCGCGGAGACGGACTTCAGCTCGAGGGGGGCGCCCATGTAGCGAAACACCTCGGAGATCGCCGACGGCGGAGCGCCTTCACGGTAGTACAGCGTGTCGTTGTCCTCCTTGCCCTTTCCGACCAGGACACCGTGGCGCTTGGAGAAACCGTACGCCGGCCGGCGTTGCTGTGGCTGGAAACTGGTGGATTCGGTGTCCATACGCCGATCACCCGTCAGTTGAGATTCAGGAATTCGTCCGGGTCAGTTCCAATGGTCTCGGACTGGTTCCGCTCCGGAGAGCGGGTAATCAGCTCGTCGATTTCCGGCAGGTTCTTGACTCCGCCCCGGAACAGGCCGCGGTCGTCCATGTCCACCTCGATCTGCTCTGCCCGCATGACGCCGTACTTGCGCCGGGTCAGATGGGCCTCAACCACCTCGTTGCGTATGATCACGGGGTGGATGAAAATCATCAGGTTCTTCTTCTCCTTCTCGGTACGGTCGAAGCGGAACAGCCGGCCGACCAGCGGGATCTCGGATACGCCGGGGACCTTCTGCTGAATGTCGCGGAACTGGTCCTGCATCAGTCCGCCGAGCACCAGGATCGCATCGTCCTCGACCACGACGTTGGTCTTGATCGAACGCTTGTCGGTGATGATGTCGCTCGCCTGCTGCTCCACCAGCGAGGTGGTGGAGATGTTGGAGGCCTCCTGCTCGATCTCCAGCCGGATCGTGTCGCCCTCGTTGATATGCGGCGTGATGTTCAGGGTGATGCCGACGTCCTCACGCTCGATGGTCTGAAAGGGGTTGGTCGCGCCTGCGGTCCCGGCCTGGGTGAATGAGCCGGTGACGAAAGGAACGTTGCGGCCGACGACGATCTGGGCCTCCTCGTTGTCCATGGTCACCAGGGTCGGCGTCGACAGGATGTTCGTTGCCGAGTCGCCGTCCAGTGCACGGAGCAGGAACGCCCACTTGGTCGACCCGCTGAGATCTGCACCCCCCAGCAGGAGCCCCGCACCAACACCGAGGGGGTTCTGGAACAGGTCGAGCAGACGGCTGCCGGTGCCACCGAGGTTGGAAAAACCTGCAGGGCCCGATCCTTCGGTGGGAATGACCGCAAACTCGAAACCTAGTTCCCGTTTCTGGTCCGTGTTGACCTCGGCGATGACGGACTCGACCAGCACCTGCTGGCGTTGCACGTCGAGCACGTCGATGACCCGCTTCAGGCGCATGAACTGGGCCGGAGAAGCGGTAATGATCAGCGCGTTATTGGTGGGGTCGGCCTGGACGTCGATGTCATCCCTGCCGCCGCCGCCGCTGGTGGTGGTGGTGGACGAGCGGGATGTGGTGCGTGTTCTTGCCGCGGTCCCCGTTGTCGTGCCTCCCTGTTCCGC from Gammaproteobacteria bacterium harbors:
- the rrtA gene encoding rhombosortase produces the protein MWRNAAMGAQRLFPGLRGKIPRSFEHQGILMLKHGWPLLLAAGLACLAQWGEPRSIEFLRYQRVEVLDGEWWRLVSAHFVHLGWQHLLMNLAGLTLVFGLFHRWLTPLTFLFWTLCSLLVIDVAFLLLDRELEWYVGLSGVLHGLMVAGAVMDIRNRRWGGELILGIVVIKLAWEQFYGPLPGSEATAGGSVVVNAHLYGAVGGLLAAGVRIGFDRRVGGTFRG
- the gspE gene encoding type II secretion system ATPase GspE, with the protein product MDTESTSFQPQQRRPAYGFSKRHGVLVGKGKEDNDTLYYREGAPPSAISEVFRYMGAPLELKSVSAQEFNKLLAVYYDAGSGGAVAMMEDLGDNPDLNSLAEALPEPEDLMESEDDAPIIRLINALLTEAIRENASDIHIETFESSLSVRFRVDGVMREILQPPRSMGPVIVSRIKVMAKLDIAEKRLPQDGRISLRVAGRAVDVRVSTLPSGHGERVVLRLLDKQAGRLELRSLGMSEEIHAQIKSLIVKPHGIILVTGPTGSGKTTTLYAALSEINDKKRNILTVEDPIEYFIDGLGQTQVNTKVDMTFARGLRAILRQDPDVVMVGEIRDLETAEIAVQSSLTGHLVFSTLHTNTAVGAITRLRDMGVEPFLLSSTLLGVLAQRLVRVVCADCRHPHKAGTSEIEQLRAARAELSETSPPLISSPNGCPKCNHSGYTGRTGIYELVTLNDAMRGKIHEMVSERDLEVYARKFSPSIRAYGMQLVLDGVTTLEEVLRVTRED
- the gspF gene encoding type II secretion system inner membrane protein GspF; this encodes MPAFEYKALTDAGRERSGVVEGDTARQARQTLREQGMSPLEIRPVSEEKEKKGVRRSLGRGGMSATELALITRQIATLVRSGTPLEEALTTTARQNEKTRIKRIVTAVRARVNEGHTLESALAEFPAAFPELFRATVAAGEKSGHLDAVLDRLADYAESRQEMQQKIGMAMFYPAILTTIAILVAAGLLTYIVPQVVQVFEHIGQDLPWLTKALIAVSDTLKSYGIYIVIAIVAGSYLFARAMRNDGFKTGVHRQLLRLPMISKLIKGLNTARFARTLSILSASGVPVLDALKISAKVIPNIPMREAVMDAAANVREGASIQNSLNQSGYFPPMTLHLIASGESSGNLEDMLERAAAHQERELQSTLTAIMTLFEPLLIVFMGALVLVIVLAILLPIFELNQLVQ
- the gspD gene encoding type II secretion system secretin GspD, translating into MHHTSLFPEGHRHASKGLLAACLSALLFLSPATAAEGDGKITLNLKEADIRTLIETISEATGKNFVIDPRVKAKVTVVSSEPMNQNELYQVFLSILQVHGYAAVPVGDVIKIVPDVNAKQGPVEVMQEDSELSGDQLVTRVVRVENVPAAQLVPILRPLIPQQGHLAAYTASNALVISDRAGNIERLLQIIRRIDVPYNQEIEFIPLKHASASDVVRTIENLNKADSKAKTQGIPGQPLLAADDRTNSILLGGDRSARLRIRGLIAHLDSPLEGGGNTQVVFLKHANAEELAPILLGVGKQQIKAEQGGTTTGTAARTRTTSRSSTTTTSGGGGRDDIDVQADPTNNALIITASPAQFMRLKRVIDVLDVQRQQVLVESVIAEVNTDQKRELGFEFAVIPTEGSGPAGFSNLGGTGSRLLDLFQNPLGVGAGLLLGGADLSGSTKWAFLLRALDGDSATNILSTPTLVTMDNEEAQIVVGRNVPFVTGSFTQAGTAGATNPFQTIEREDVGITLNITPHINEGDTIRLEIEQEASNISTTSLVEQQASDIITDKRSIKTNVVVEDDAILVLGGLMQDQFRDIQQKVPGVSEIPLVGRLFRFDRTEKEKKNLMIFIHPVIIRNEVVEAHLTRRKYGVMRAEQIEVDMDDRGLFRGGVKNLPEIDELITRSPERNQSETIGTDPDEFLNLN